In one window of Nocardia brasiliensis DNA:
- a CDS encoding extracellular solute-binding protein — protein MRTRRELLQVALVAPLAAACAPDLLLGNPDAVRVGVSWSGTELSAFRAVLARLRYPHPVDVVPLGDEIETAFTAGGRSAPDLVLLPQAGRVRPLAERGKLRALPQRLWSDGADPAYPEIWRQLLQHNGKPYAVPFKAADKSLVWYDRQLVERYRLGDPAGWTLADWLDRMEFLADAPVRLLALGAADGWVLTDVFENALLAESPRIYDEVAAGRANRTWASPAVRAAFGHLGSLWGHRHAFPGGIAVALTQQFPDAVRTVFEQRRAVMVVAPDFAEPIVRAAVRRSGRRVPDAVGVAAFPAVTAAVAAPRIVGGDVIVVTESAGDRAIALVEALAAPNAPLPWIDGYGGFIAPNLRTEARYSPLLEPSARTLRTRTAFDLSDRIGAVGGRNGLWRILTDFLTTVGNGATERLDEATDRAIAALDAVDRRRR, from the coding sequence ATGCGAACCAGGCGCGAACTTTTGCAGGTGGCGCTCGTCGCGCCGCTTGCCGCCGCATGCGCCCCCGACCTGCTGCTCGGGAATCCCGATGCGGTGCGGGTCGGGGTGTCTTGGAGTGGGACCGAACTGAGCGCATTTCGCGCGGTGCTGGCTCGCCTGCGCTACCCCCATCCGGTGGACGTGGTGCCGCTCGGCGACGAGATCGAGACCGCGTTCACCGCGGGCGGGCGTTCGGCGCCCGACCTCGTGCTGCTGCCGCAGGCGGGCCGGGTGCGCCCGCTGGCCGAGCGTGGCAAACTGCGGGCGCTGCCGCAGCGGCTGTGGTCCGACGGCGCGGACCCGGCCTATCCCGAAATCTGGCGACAGTTGTTGCAGCACAACGGAAAACCGTACGCAGTGCCGTTCAAGGCCGCCGACAAATCGCTGGTCTGGTACGACCGGCAACTGGTCGAACGGTACCGGCTCGGCGACCCGGCGGGCTGGACGCTGGCGGACTGGCTGGACCGGATGGAGTTTCTCGCCGACGCGCCCGTGCGCTTGCTCGCGCTCGGCGCGGCCGACGGCTGGGTGCTCACCGACGTGTTCGAGAACGCGCTGCTCGCCGAGTCCCCGCGGATCTACGACGAGGTCGCCGCGGGCCGGGCCAACCGGACCTGGGCGAGTCCGGCGGTGCGGGCGGCATTCGGGCATCTTGGCTCGCTGTGGGGGCACCGGCACGCGTTCCCCGGCGGCATCGCGGTGGCCCTGACCCAGCAGTTCCCGGACGCCGTGCGCACGGTGTTCGAGCAGCGGCGCGCGGTGATGGTGGTGGCCCCGGATTTCGCCGAGCCGATCGTGCGTGCGGCGGTGCGCCGGTCCGGACGGCGGGTGCCCGACGCGGTCGGCGTTGCCGCGTTTCCCGCCGTGACGGCGGCGGTGGCCGCGCCGCGCATCGTCGGCGGTGACGTGATAGTGGTGACCGAGTCGGCCGGCGATCGGGCGATCGCGCTCGTCGAGGCACTGGCCGCGCCGAACGCCCCGCTGCCATGGATCGACGGCTACGGCGGGTTCATCGCGCCGAATCTGCGCACCGAGGCCCGGTATTCGCCGCTGCTGGAACCGTCGGCGCGCACCCTGCGCACGCGCACCGCGTTCGACCTGTCCGACCGGATCGGCGCGGTCGGCGGCCGCAACGGCCTGTGGCGCATCCTCACCGACTTCCTGACCACGGTGGGCAACGGGGCGACCGAGCGTCTGGACGAGGCGACCGATCGCGCGATCGCCGCCCTGGACGCGGTGGATCGGCGGCGGCGGTGA